GAGCAGGTGGCCCTGACGCTGGGATGCTCGCGCGGGCAGGCCTTCTGGCTCGTGGCGCTGCCCGAGGCGCGCAAGGGTCTCGTCGTGGCCGCAACCCTTGCCTGGGCGCGTTCGCTCGGAGAGTTCGGGCCCATTCTAATCTTTGCGGGCGCAACCCGGCTGAAAACCGAGGTGCTGTCGACTACCGTCTTCCTGGAAATGAGCGTGGGCAACGTCGAGGCCGCCGTCGCGGTCTCGCTGCTGATGATCGCGGTGTCCCTGGCGGTGCTGGTCATCGTGCGGGTCCTTGGCTTCGCGGAATACCTGCGATGAAACGGAAGAGGAGGCGCGCCCGTGATCTGCCTGGATGACGTCACCATCCGCGCGGGCGCATTCCTGCTGCCCGGCGTCAGCCTGACCGTGCCCGCGGGGCAATACGCGGTGCTCATGGGCAAGACCGGCTGCGGCAAGACAACGCTGCTCGAAGCGGTCTGCGGCCTGCGCACGGTCGTTTCCGGCAGTATCACACTATGTGGCCGCGACGTGACGCGACTGCGCCCCGCGGAACGCGGCATCGGCTATGTGCCGCAGGACACGGCGCTGTTCTCGACCATGACCGTGCATGACCATCTGGCCTTTGCCCCGCGTCTCCGGCGCTGGTCCCGCCGCGACATTGAATCGCGCGTAGCCGAACTGGCCGAACTGCTCGGGATTGTTCATCTGCTTCATCGCAAGCCCGACGGGTTGAGCGGGGGGGAGGCGCAGCGGGTCGCGCTTGGGCGCGCGTTGTCGTTCCAGCCGCGCGTGCTGTGTCTCGACGAGCCGCTCAGCGCGCTCGACCAGGATACCCGCCACGAGATGCACGCCCTGCTCGCCTCCGTCAAGCAGCGCCTTGGCATGACGGTCCTGCACGTGACCCATGACCGGGACGAAGCCGCGCGCCTGGGCGACAGGCTCTTCACGCTGGCCGATGGCAACATAGGGGAGGTGGAAAATCCGGGGCACTGCAACCACCTGTCCGGGAACGGCACGTGAATCGTTTCATTCGGGGTGCCCGCGCTCGTGTCCGCCCTGACTTCTGCGCAGTAGGAAACCTGCGCTTTTGAAGTGTCAGACGTGAAAGCAAAGGGGGCAAGGTCCCGTCCCCGGAGTCACGTGGCGCGCCGGCGGCAGCAATAGACGACGTGGTTGTCCGGGACCTGGAATCTCCGGCGCTCTTCTTCGGACAGGATGTCGTGTGGCGCGATTGGCTCAACGTCAAAAGCAGTCAGGCGGGCCGGGAAGTCGCTGATAGAATAATCCCGCACGTGATTGTAGATGAGCGGATTGGGCCTCTCGAACTCGCGGGTGTCCGGGACAGGCGCGAAGGGAACCATTATCAGGGCCGTGCCGGCGGGCTTCAGTATGCGCGCTATTTCCTCGAGGGCTCGCCGGTCATCCCGAATGTGTTCCAGCACGTGGATGCAGACGATACCGTCGAAGACGGCATCGCGGACGGACATGCACGTGAGGTCCGACGAGAAGCAACGGCTGGTGACTGCGTGGCGCGTCGCGCCCGGCTGCAGGTCCGAGGCAAAGAGACGGAGTCCCTCCGCGGCGCGCAGGAACCGCTGAGTCTCCGCTTCAGGCGAGACGTGCAACACCCGGCTGCCCGTCCGCAGGAACGCGGGTGGCCGGCGCATGAAGAAGAAATGCAGCATGCGGTGGCGGTCGTGCTGTCCGCATTGCGGACATTCCACCTGCGGGACAATCCAGTGGCCGACATCCAGAATCCGGAATGCATGGCCTTCCCACCCGCAGCAAGGACAAGCCACGCGCGGATGACGACACATCTGGTTGCGGATGCGGATGTAGAAATTCCACGCATGGGCGCGCAGCGCCGTCCAGCCCGCGCGCCAGCCGTGGCGACGGGTACGCCACAGCACTTCGCGGATACACCGGAGACCGCCGCCGAGAACAACGGATAAAGAAATGCCGGTGCGAGTCTCGTTCACGATGTCTCGCCTACAAACCGTGATACCACGCCATGGCCGTTATGGTATTAGGGATGGGCTCCTTGAGACAAGCCGGGGCCAACCCGCGCGGGACTCTGCCGTTTCGCGTCAGGTGCGCGAGCAAATATCTCATTTTTCTTAGTTAAGGCGGTGCGAATGCGCGGACCGGGCATAGCGCCGTGAAATACCGCTTTTCCGGTTGTTTCCAAGTTTATTTGCACAGGGGCTTGAACATTGCGGCGGAATCATGTACGATGAACATTCCCGTGTATAACGAACGTTAGGTAGGGAACTGAAGTCAGCAACAAGGAGAGGCGCCAATGAGGGAAATCAAGAAGGCTGCCGTCCTCGGTTCGGGCGTCATGGGCGCTGCTATCGCGGCCCATCTCGCGAACTGTGGCATTCCCAGTATCATGCTGGATATCGTCACGCCGAACTTGCCGGACGCGGACAAGAAGAACCGGAAGAAGCGCAACGCGCTGGTAGACGGGAACAAGCAGGCGTTGCTCAAGGCCAAGCCGTCCCCGCTCTATCGCAAGTCGTACATCGACATGATCGAGACGGGCAATTTCGAAGACGACATGTCAAAAATCGCTGATTGCGACTGGATCATCGAGGTGGTCATGGAACGCCTCGACATTAAGAAATCGGTCTTTGAGCAAGTGGCGCGGCACCGGAGAGCAGGCTCGATCGTCACTTCGAACACGAGCGGCATTCCGATCCGCGCGATGGCGGAGTCCATGCCCAAGGAAATGAGCCAGCATTTCATGGGCACGCACTTCTTCAACCCGCCGCGCTACCTGAAGCTGCTCGAACTGATTCCCGGCCCGGACACGCTGCCGGAGGTCATCGACCTGATGGCGTATGTGGGCGAGAACATTCTGGGCAAGGGCATCGTGTACGCCAAGGACACGCCGAACTTCGTCGCGAATCGTCTCATCACCTTTGCCATGCAGTATGTCATGCATACGATGGTCGAGGACGGTCTGTCGGTCGAGGAAGTGGACGCGCTGACGGGCCCGGCCATCGGCCACGCGAGTTCGGCGACGTTCCGCACGGCGGACTTGGTCGGCCTGGACACGCTGCAGAAGGTCGTGGCCAACGTGAAGAATGGCTGCCCGGACGATGAATGCCAGGCGATCATGTCCGGCCCGGCGTGGTTCGACGGCATGGTGGCGAAAGGCTACTTCGGCAATAAGTCCGGGTCCGGCTTTTACAAGGCGACCAACGAGCGGGACGAAAAGGGCAAGCGCGTCATACTCGGCATCGACCCGCAGACGCTCGAGTACCGGCCGCCGGTCAAGCCGCGCTTCGAGTGCACGGGCGCGGCGCGGGGCCTCGAGGAACTCGCCGAAAAACTGCGCGTCATGCACAACAGCGAGGACAAGGGCTCGAAGTGGCTGTTCAAGTTCGCCGCGAACATGGCGATTTACGCCGCGAACCGGATTCCCGAGATTTCAGACGACATCGTGAACATAGACAACGCGGTGCGCTGGGGCTTTGCGTGGGAAGTGGGCATCTTCGAGACGTGGGACATCCTGGGCTTCGACGATGTCTGCGCGCGGATGGAAGCGCTCGGCCTGACGCTGCCGCCTATTGTCAAAGCGATGAAGGAAAAGGGCGCCAAATCGTTCTACAAGACCGAGAACGGCGTCCAGATGTTCTTCGACCTGGCGACGAAGTCGTACCAGCCGGTTCCGAAGAATCCGAAGGAAATCAATCTGGTCAATGTGAAGACCGGCGCCCCGGCGAAGGAAGTCGCGAAAAACGAGAGCGCGAGCCTGATCGACGTGGGCGATGGCATCGTGTGCTGCGAGTTCCACTGCAAGATGAACGTCATCGACGCGGACTTGACGGCGATGCTGAGCCAGGGCGTGGACCTGCTGGAAGCGGACAAGTTCGAGGGCATGATCGTCGCGAACCAGGGCCAGCATTTCTGCGCGGGCGCGAACATTTTCCTCGTGCTCGGCGCGGCGATGCAGGGTGATTTCGCCAGCCTCGAGGCGATGGTTCGCGGCCTGCAGGGCGCGAACATGCGGATGAAGTACTGCGCCAAGCCCGTGGTTGCCGCGCCGCACCACTACACCTTCGGCGGCGGCGTCGAAATCTGCATGCACACGGACAAATGCGTGATTGCGGGCGAGACCTACGCAGGACTCGTGGAAGTCGGCGTGGGCGTGATTCCCGCCGGCGGCGGAACGAAGGAAATGCTCGTGCGGGCGCTCGAATACTTCCCGGACAACGTGCCGGCCGACCCGTTCCAGCACGTGCGGCGCGCCTTTGAAGACATCGCGATGGCGAAGGTCAGCACAAGCGGCGGCGAATTCGTTGAACTCGGCTACATGCGCCCGACCGACATCATCGAGCCGAATTTCGAGCTTCAGGTCGGTCGAGCCAAGGCGGTATGCCTCGGCATGCTCAAGTCAGGCTATCGTCCGCCGCGTCCGCCGCGGCTGTGGGCGCTGGGCGAGACCGCCGAAGCGGCCTTCATCCAGGGAGTCTGGGGCATGAAGGAGGCGGGCTTCGCCTCGGAGCACGACATGCTGATCGCAAGCAAGGTTGCCCACATCCTGTGCGGCGGCAACCGGATTCAGGGCACGCCCATGACCGAGCAGGACGTCCTGGACCTCGAGTGCGAGGCGTTCTGCAGCCTGTGTGGTACGGAAAAGACGCAGCAGCGCATCCAGCACATGCTGGCCAGCGGCAAGCCGTTGCGCAACTAACGCGTGAGGAGGAATGTAACTATGGACAAGGTTTACGTAATCTCCGCGGTGCGGACGGCCGTGGGCAAATCGAAAGCAGGCAGCGCCATCGCGCACGTTCGTCCGGATGACATGGGCGCTGTGGTCGTTCGTGAAGTGGTGAAGCGCTCCGGCATCCCGGCCGACCGCATGCAGGACGTCGCTATCGGCTCGGCGTTTCCCGAAGCGGAATCCGGCATGAACGTGGGCCGGATCATTGCTCTGGCCGCCGGGTTGCCCGATACCGTGCCGGGCGTCACCACCAACCGCTTCTGCTCGTCCGGTCTTGAAACCATGGCGAGCTTGGGCGCGAAGATCGAGGTCGGCATGCTCGAGTGCGGCGTCGCCGGCGGCACGGAATCCATGAGCCTGATCCCGATGGGCGGCAACAAGACGTGTCCCAATCCGAGCCTGGTGCGCAATAACCCGCGCGCCTACACGGGCATGGGCCAGTGCGCGGACAATGTCGCCAAGGACTTCAACATCACGCGCGAAGAATGCGACAACTGGGCCTATCAGAGCAACATGCGCGCCGTCGCCGCGATCAAGGCGGGAAAGTTCAAGGAGCAGATCATCCCGCTTGAGGTGAAGGGGCTGGACGGGTCTACGTACATCTTCGACACGGATGAAGGCCCGCGCGCGGAGACGACGCTCGAAGGACTGGCCAAGCTCAGGCCCGCATTCGCGGCCTCGCCGAAGCTCGGCGTGCACACGGCGGGCAATTCGAGCCAGACCAGTTGTGGCGCCGCCGCGACCGTGCTCGTCAGCGAGCGGATGCTGAAGGACATGGGCCTGAAGCCGCTGGCGCGGCTGCGCGGCTACGCGGTGGGCGCGGGTGACCCCGGTTATCTGGGCCCGGCGCAGGTTCCGGCGATCGACGATGCCCTGAAGCAGGCGGGCATTACGATAGCCGACATTGGCCTGGTCGAGTGCAACGAAGCGTTCGCGGCGCAGACGCTGTACGTCGTGCGTCATTACGGCTTGGACCCTGAGATCACGAATGTGAACGGCGGCGCTATTGCGCTGGGCCACCCGCTGGGCTGCACCGGCGCGAAGCTGGCCACGCAACTGATCTGCGAGATGAAGGCGCGCGGCGTGAAGTGGGGTCTCGAGACGATGTGCATCGGCGGCGGCATGGGCGCCGCCGGCGTATTCGAATTGTGTGAGTAGGCGAGCATACTGACTTGACACGAGCCGCCCCGGCCCCCGCGTGGGCCGGGGCGGTTTTTGGCGAACCCGGCATAATTGCCGGCTTGGGGAGCACAACCTGATAGTGTTCAGGTACTGTGGAACCGCAAGGACGCCGCGGTGACGCAGGGTCTGACGGAAGCGGGGAGCAAAGCCGCGGCCCGGTCAGCAAGAAGCCGCGGTTCACGACTCAAAGTCGTTTTCTTCTTCTTCCTCGTCCCCGCCTTCTTCGGGGCCGCCCAGGATGGACGCGTCCTGGCCCGCCATTTCCATCACTTCTTCCGAGGCGAAGATGGGGCAATTCACGCGCACGGCAATGGCGATGCCGTCGCTCGGACGGGAATCGATGCGCAGCACCTGCTCGACAAGCCCGGCGGCGTTCTTCTGCTCGACGTTCAGGTGCGCGTAGAACGTGTCGTTCTCCAGTTTGTAGATGGTCACGGAGCGCAGTTCGCCGCGCAACCCCGCGAGCAGGTTACGGATGAGGTCATGGGTCATCGGCCGCGGGGCTTTCTCTTCCATGAGCCCGGCCTGGATAGCGCGCGCTTCGGGGAGCCCGACGAGAATGGGCAACACGCGGTTTTCATGCCGCAAGAGCACCAGTGGATAATGCTGTTCGGGCGACTGGCTGACCCCCAGGATTTCAAGTTGTAACATGGCCACCTCCTCTCACCGCATTATACCGCGAATGCGGCTCGGCACTCGTCTATTCCGCCGGCCGAAGCCCATGCAGGCTGTAACGCCGGTCGCCTTCAACCGGGAATATGCGTATCGTATCGTAACCCTGTGCCGCGGCATGTTCTGGTACCGTGATGGTAAAGACCACGGCGCCCGCGCGCGTTTCGCGCGACGGGCCGAAGTCCTGCTCGGCGGCCACACGGCTTCCCGCGCACACGAGCATACGATACTTGTCGTTGCCGTCCATCGCAATTTCCCATGTGCCGGCGTGGACCACGCCGCCGAGACCGACCTCGATGCCGCGCTGGGTAAACGAGAGTGCTGCTCCTGCGCGCCAGGATGCCGCGGCGGTTTCTTCCGGCACGGGCAATTCACGTAACGATACCTGGAGAATACCCGGATACCGGTAGGCGTCCCGGTCGATCAGATGGTCGAATTGGCCGGTGTTCATGCGCCAGATCGCGGCCCAGCGTTCGCGCGCCCAGAACGGCCCGCGCGTGATCAGGACCAACTGGTCGTAATACTCGGCCAACTGCGTGTCCTTGATTTGGTTGCCGTCGTACGCAAACGTGGGGGGCTTGTCTTGGCGCGACGCCGCGGCCCGCCCGGTAACGATGCGCCTCAGCTCGCTCCAGAGCGGCCATTGCCGGAACGAACCCGCGAGCAACGGCGTGGTTGCCTGGAAATCGGGCGGATGTAGTTGCATGGCCTGCCCGGTCTCGACGTATCCCGGCGGGATGGTGCGCGTGAAGTGGCCGATGCGCCAGTTGGGACTGTAGCAAGCGGGCAGCCGCGCGAGCAGCGGGTCCGCCAATGCGTAGTAGTCAATGATGTGCGCTTTGGGTCCGGCGAAATAACCGCGAAAGCCGACGCTCCCATGCGTGCGCACGACCGGTTTGCCCTCGAGCCGGTACCGCTTTCCTTCGTGGGCGAAGCGGTTCGTGGGCAGGTCCAGATTCCTGCGATACCGCAGCAGCCCCGCTTCGCTGAAATAGAACTGACGCTCGTTGCCGATGCCGTGTGTGTCCTTGAACCCGGCGAGACCCCTAATCGTGCGGGAATCCGCATATATGGTGGGTACAGGCGCCGCCCATGCCTCTTTCATTGCCGCCTTGGCCGGGGACGCGGCGTCGCGCCCTGACCAGTCCGGCATCCCGAGTCCGACCCACGCAATTGCGGCGACCACGGGGGCCCAGGCCCAGCGCGGGGCGCTGTCGAGCAGACGTCCCAGGCCCGCGCGCGCCAGCGCTCCGATGCGCGCCCGCTCGGCCTCCGTCCAGCCCGTGACCAGGGCCGCACCGCAGACGAACGCGGGCGTGAAAAAGCGGCCGGTCATGAAATCGCCGCCGATACGGATTACGTAGATTACATAGAGCACAACGCCAAACGCGGACGCCACCGCCGGGCCGCTCCCGCGCAGCAATGCGGCAAGGATGCCCGCGGCCATCGTCCCGGTTGTCAGCGGATCGCGCCGCCACGAATTTTCGAGGTAGTGCCATCCCTGACGGACGAGTTCCGGGTCGGCTATTCCCGTGGCGAGTTTGGCGTAGGCCGTGTTCGGGAACGGGAAGCCGTAGTAGATGACCGAGAAGACCTCCCACGCGGCCAGCGGCAAGAGACCGGCCAGCACTGCCGCCGCCGCCCGCAAGCTTGGCGCGCGCATCCACGCCGCGATGAGCCCCGGCAGGAACAGCAACAGCGTGTCCAGCCGGTTCAGCGCTCCGAGCGCCGCCAGGACGGCCAGGACGAAGACGTTGCGCGCGCCGGGCGCGCCGTGGAACAGTGTGGCGAAGAACAGGGCCAGCAGCAGGTGCGTGAGCGGGTTTTCAAGACCGGAAGACGAGTAGTCCACATACGCCTGGGAGAACAAGAGCAGCGACACGGCGAGCAGGCCCGCCCCCAGGGTCCGAGCCACGCGCCCCGCCAGCACGGCAACGGCGAAC
Above is a window of Candidatus Hydrogenedentota bacterium DNA encoding:
- a CDS encoding ABC transporter ATP-binding protein, which gives rise to MICLDDVTIRAGAFLLPGVSLTVPAGQYAVLMGKTGCGKTTLLEAVCGLRTVVSGSITLCGRDVTRLRPAERGIGYVPQDTALFSTMTVHDHLAFAPRLRRWSRRDIESRVAELAELLGIVHLLHRKPDGLSGGEAQRVALGRALSFQPRVLCLDEPLSALDQDTRHEMHALLASVKQRLGMTVLHVTHDRDEAARLGDRLFTLADGNIGEVENPGHCNHLSGNGT
- a CDS encoding methyltransferase domain-containing protein, coding for MNETRTGISLSVVLGGGLRCIREVLWRTRRHGWRAGWTALRAHAWNFYIRIRNQMCRHPRVACPCCGWEGHAFRILDVGHWIVPQVECPQCGQHDRHRMLHFFFMRRPPAFLRTGSRVLHVSPEAETQRFLRAAEGLRLFASDLQPGATRHAVTSRCFSSDLTCMSVRDAVFDGIVCIHVLEHIRDDRRALEEIARILKPAGTALIMVPFAPVPDTREFERPNPLIYNHVRDYSISDFPARLTAFDVEPIAPHDILSEEERRRFQVPDNHVVYCCRRRAT
- a CDS encoding 3-hydroxyacyl-CoA dehydrogenase/enoyl-CoA hydratase family protein, translating into MREIKKAAVLGSGVMGAAIAAHLANCGIPSIMLDIVTPNLPDADKKNRKKRNALVDGNKQALLKAKPSPLYRKSYIDMIETGNFEDDMSKIADCDWIIEVVMERLDIKKSVFEQVARHRRAGSIVTSNTSGIPIRAMAESMPKEMSQHFMGTHFFNPPRYLKLLELIPGPDTLPEVIDLMAYVGENILGKGIVYAKDTPNFVANRLITFAMQYVMHTMVEDGLSVEEVDALTGPAIGHASSATFRTADLVGLDTLQKVVANVKNGCPDDECQAIMSGPAWFDGMVAKGYFGNKSGSGFYKATNERDEKGKRVILGIDPQTLEYRPPVKPRFECTGAARGLEELAEKLRVMHNSEDKGSKWLFKFAANMAIYAANRIPEISDDIVNIDNAVRWGFAWEVGIFETWDILGFDDVCARMEALGLTLPPIVKAMKEKGAKSFYKTENGVQMFFDLATKSYQPVPKNPKEINLVNVKTGAPAKEVAKNESASLIDVGDGIVCCEFHCKMNVIDADLTAMLSQGVDLLEADKFEGMIVANQGQHFCAGANIFLVLGAAMQGDFASLEAMVRGLQGANMRMKYCAKPVVAAPHHYTFGGGVEICMHTDKCVIAGETYAGLVEVGVGVIPAGGGTKEMLVRALEYFPDNVPADPFQHVRRAFEDIAMAKVSTSGGEFVELGYMRPTDIIEPNFELQVGRAKAVCLGMLKSGYRPPRPPRLWALGETAEAAFIQGVWGMKEAGFASEHDMLIASKVAHILCGGNRIQGTPMTEQDVLDLECEAFCSLCGTEKTQQRIQHMLASGKPLRN
- a CDS encoding thiolase family protein encodes the protein MDKVYVISAVRTAVGKSKAGSAIAHVRPDDMGAVVVREVVKRSGIPADRMQDVAIGSAFPEAESGMNVGRIIALAAGLPDTVPGVTTNRFCSSGLETMASLGAKIEVGMLECGVAGGTESMSLIPMGGNKTCPNPSLVRNNPRAYTGMGQCADNVAKDFNITREECDNWAYQSNMRAVAAIKAGKFKEQIIPLEVKGLDGSTYIFDTDEGPRAETTLEGLAKLRPAFAASPKLGVHTAGNSSQTSCGAAATVLVSERMLKDMGLKPLARLRGYAVGAGDPGYLGPAQVPAIDDALKQAGITIADIGLVECNEAFAAQTLYVVRHYGLDPEITNVNGGAIALGHPLGCTGAKLATQLICEMKARGVKWGLETMCIGGGMGAAGVFELCE
- a CDS encoding bifunctional nuclease family protein, encoding MLQLEILGVSQSPEQHYPLVLLRHENRVLPILVGLPEARAIQAGLMEEKAPRPMTHDLIRNLLAGLRGELRSVTIYKLENDTFYAHLNVEQKNAAGLVEQVLRIDSRPSDGIAIAVRVNCPIFASEEVMEMAGQDASILGGPEEGGDEEEEENDFES